The region GGGCCCGTTCGACTTGCATGTGTTAAGCCTGCCGCCAGCGTTCGTTCTGAGCCAGGATCAAACTCTCAAGTTGAAGAATTTGATCTCGACTATAGTCACTACGCAAATTGACAGAGTCCATCTCACTCCAGGTCGCCCTGAAGCGGTGTACTCACCAAAGCATAGAACTGGTCGATGTCTATCCACCCGAACCCCAAAAGGTCCGGCGCAAGGACACCGCCGCCTACGCTTCTCTTCCCTCTCAACAATGTCAAAGAACAGAACCCCGAAAGGGCCTGGCGAAGGGTTCGTTCGAACCGCGCCGCCGATGACGCTGATCTAGTCCCTGGCCGCCGCCCTGTCAACCGCCTTCCTGAAAGTTTTTGCAAGCTTTCGTCGCGATCGGCAGAGATCTTCCATGGCCCTACCGAAGTAAAGGCCAAGCAACAGCCCCCGCAGAAACGCTGTCGTTTCTGCGCCGCCGCACCGGAATGCTGCAACACATCCCAGCCGTTGCTGGATAAGATCGGCGTCAGAGGAGCCGCCCGGCCGGCCCGATCCCTCGAACCGCCGACGCTCGTGACCCGGACCGGGCCGCGCCCGCTCCGCCCCACCCGGCAGCCCGCCGCCCCGGCCCCGACAAAGGGCCCGGATCCGCAGCAGCCGCCATCCTGGTGGAAATCACCCCCGCCAAGGCCACGCTCTCGCGAACACGCCCCGCCAGGGAGGCGCTCCTATAAACCCTCCACACCGTTTGGCAAGAGGGATGTGACGGGCGGCGGATGAAATCTGCGCCTGCGTTCGCTTGATGCGGCTTTTCGGGAGGTTCAGAGTAATATCGTTCCGCGCGCGCGTTTTTCAAGTGCGCCAACAATACGGCGACGACAATCGATTTTGCGTCGTGGTGTATTGTGCTGTTTAACCACTGGTGGATTGATGCTCGCGATTGCTATGTTCCGCCCATTGCAGAGAGGTCTTCGTGTCGCAGTCAGGTTCCGCAAGTGGTCAGACCGTCGTCCATTATACCTATGCCGAGCGTCTCATCGACAGCGTGACCGATACCGCGTTCGTTGTATTGGATGCGGACGGCACGATCACCAGCTGGAGCCGTGGTGCAGAGCAGATCCACGGATGGAGCGCCGACGAGGTGATCGGACGCTCCGCTTCGTTTCTTTACATGCCGGAGCAGGGCGCGGATGTTTTTCGCCGCGACATTCAATCCACCCATGAGAGAGGGCGCCACCAGACGCAGGGCCTTCGAGTCCGCAAGAGCGGCTCCACCTTCATGGCGCAGGTCACAACAACGCTGATCGACAGCCAGGATGGCGGCCAAGGCGGAATCGCGATGGTCACGCGGGACGTCACCGAATGGGTCATGGCCGAAGAGGCCTTGAGAACGCGAGAGGCTCACCTTCGCTCCATCCTGGAAACCGTTCCGGATGCGATGGTGGTCATCGACGAGGATGCGCGGATCCAGTCCTTCAGCGCGGCAGCCGTACGGCTCTTCGGCTTCGAGCCGAACGAGATAATCGGGGAGAACGTCAAGATCCTCATGCCGCCTCCGTACCGGGAACAGCATGACAACTACATGCTGCGCTATCGCACGACGGGGGAAAGGCGGATCATCGGCGTCGGGCGCGTGGTCGTCGGTCGGCGCAAAGACGGTTCGACCTTTCCGATGGAACTCGCCGTCGGCGAGATGCATTCCGGCGGCATCCGCTACTTCACCGGCTTCATCCGCGATCTGACCGAGCGACAGAGGACGGAAACCCGCCTCCAGGAGCTTCAGGCCGAACTCGTTCACATGTCGCGCTTTACAGCCCTGGGCGAGATGGCCTCGACGCTCGCTCACGAGATCAACCAGCCGCTGACGGCCATCACCAACTACCTCAAAGGATGCCGGAGGATTCTGGAGCGCATGGAAGGGGAGACGGTCCCCATGCTGAGGGATGCGGTCAACGAGGCGGGAGAGCAGGCGCTGCGGGCCGGGCAGGTGATCCGGCACCTGCGCGAGTTCGTCGCTCGTGGCGAGAGCGAGCGCCATATCGAAAATCTGCCCAAGCTGATCGAGGAGGCGAGCGCACTTTCCCTCGTCGGCGCGAAGGAGCAGGGCGTCCGGGTCGACTTCGACTTCGATCCGAATGCACCCTTCGTGCTTGCCGACCGCATCCAGATCCAACAGGTGCTGCTGAACCTGATCCGCAACGCGATCGAGGCCATGCAGGAGACGGAGCGCCGGGAGCTGAAGGTCGCGACCCGCAGCCTGGACGACGGCCATGTGGAACTGACCGTGCAGGATACCGGCCCCGGCCTTGCTCCCGAAGTAGCAGCCCAGCTCTTCCAGCCCTTCGTGACCACGAAGAAACACGGCATGGGCGTCGGCCTGTCGATCTGCCGTACGATCGTGGAGGCTCATGGCGGGAAGATCTGGGCGGATTCCAAGCAGGGCGAGGGAACCGCATTTCGCTTCACATTGAGGACAGTCGGACGGGAGGAGATGGCTCATGCAGAGTGACGCTGCCGTGCATGTGGTTGACGATGACGTGGCGGTCCGCAAATCGCTGGCGTTTCTGCTCGCCTCCGAAGGATTGCCGGTCCGCCTGCACGAATCCGCCTCGGCCTTTCTCGACGGCGCACTGGGCCAAGAGGAGGGCTGCATCGTCACGGACGTGCGCATGCCCGGCATCGACGGCATCGAGCTGATCCGTCGGCTGAAGGCGCGCAGCATCATGCTCCCGGTGATCGTCATGACCGGCCACGCGGATGTTCCGATGGCGGTGGAGGCCATGAAGG is a window of Microvirga lotononidis DNA encoding:
- a CDS encoding PAS domain-containing sensor histidine kinase; its protein translation is MSQSGSASGQTVVHYTYAERLIDSVTDTAFVVLDADGTITSWSRGAEQIHGWSADEVIGRSASFLYMPEQGADVFRRDIQSTHERGRHQTQGLRVRKSGSTFMAQVTTTLIDSQDGGQGGIAMVTRDVTEWVMAEEALRTREAHLRSILETVPDAMVVIDEDARIQSFSAAAVRLFGFEPNEIIGENVKILMPPPYREQHDNYMLRYRTTGERRIIGVGRVVVGRRKDGSTFPMELAVGEMHSGGIRYFTGFIRDLTERQRTETRLQELQAELVHMSRFTALGEMASTLAHEINQPLTAITNYLKGCRRILERMEGETVPMLRDAVNEAGEQALRAGQVIRHLREFVARGESERHIENLPKLIEEASALSLVGAKEQGVRVDFDFDPNAPFVLADRIQIQQVLLNLIRNAIEAMQETERRELKVATRSLDDGHVELTVQDTGPGLAPEVAAQLFQPFVTTKKHGMGVGLSICRTIVEAHGGKIWADSKQGEGTAFRFTLRTVGREEMAHAE